A single region of the Selenomonas sp. oral taxon 920 genome encodes:
- a CDS encoding phosphoribosylanthranilate isomerase codes for MRVKMCGMRTAAAARAAEEAGADYIGFIFAKNSRRYVAPETAQEIACALCHVKKVGVFVDAPMSDVNAIADLVGLDYVQLHGHETAEMAKESQYPVIKAYRYGNDFDADAANAYPAEMILVDSYVQGAAGGTGTAFHWQEAAREIARVTKPVLIAGGITAENVGKAASVFHPFGVDVSGGLEESGEKSETKIRAFMNAVRAADI; via the coding sequence ATGCGTGTGAAGATGTGCGGGATGAGGACGGCTGCGGCGGCGCGTGCAGCAGAGGAGGCGGGCGCGGACTACATCGGCTTTATCTTTGCGAAAAATAGTCGGCGCTATGTTGCGCCCGAGACGGCGCAGGAGATTGCGTGTGCGCTGTGTCACGTAAAGAAAGTCGGTGTCTTTGTGGATGCGCCGATGTCAGATGTGAACGCGATTGCTGATCTCGTAGGTCTGGACTATGTGCAGCTGCATGGGCATGAGACGGCGGAGATGGCGAAGGAATCGCAGTATCCTGTGATCAAGGCATATCGCTACGGGAATGATTTCGATGCGGATGCGGCGAACGCGTACCCTGCCGAGATGATCCTTGTGGACAGCTATGTGCAGGGCGCGGCGGGCGGCACGGGAACGGCATTCCACTGGCAGGAGGCGGCGCGAGAAATTGCGCGTGTGACGAAACCAGTGCTGATTGCGGGCGGCATCACGGCAGAGAACGTGGGCAAAGCTGCCAGTGTATTTCACCCATTTGGCGTGGATGTATCGGGCGGACTGGAAGAGAGTGGAGAGAAGTCCGAGACGAAAATCAGAGCCTTTATGAATGCTGTACGTGCGGCAGATATTTGA